One genomic window of Monodelphis domestica isolate mMonDom1 chromosome 1, mMonDom1.pri, whole genome shotgun sequence includes the following:
- the SKOR1 gene encoding LOW QUALITY PROTEIN: SKI family transcriptional corepressor 1 (The sequence of the model RefSeq protein was modified relative to this genomic sequence to represent the inferred CDS: deleted 2 bases in 1 codon) → MEALASQMGNGREGSSSPNSKQELQPYSGSNTLKPNQVGETSLYGVPIVSLVIDGQERLCLAQISNTLLKNYSYNEIHNRRVALGITCVQCTPVQLEILRRAGAMPISSRRCGMITKREAERLCKSFLGEHKPPKLPENFAFDVVHECAWGSRGSFIPARYNSSRAKCIKCGYCSMYFSPNKFIFHSHRTPEAKYTQPDAANFNSWRRHLKLSDKTATDELSHAWEDVKAMFNGGTRKRTFSLHGGGGGGGGGSGGPGKGVAGGAGGGPGCGGDLPPGPPPHKSLRCAADDDPTGPPGPPPPPHPQRGLGLAGGGGGGPGGGSGAGVRSYPVIPVPSKGFGLLQKLPPPLFPHPYGFPTAFGLCPKKDDPVLGGGDPKGAGGAGAGSGAGGAGGGGGHLPPGAGAGPGGGTMFWGHQPAGAAKDAAAVAAAAAAATVYPTFPMFWPAAGSLPVPPYPAQSQAKAVAAAVAAAAAAAAAAAGNGGAGGPGGAGGTGGPGGGPVPPGGTEPLEVVGEPVKEGGLGGEERCPSALSRGPGDEDGVDEPLPPSLGPLPLAPPQAPPPHQARKGSYVSAFRPVVKDAESIAKLYGTTREAYGAGAARGPGGSGAGGYLSPDFLSEGSSSYRSASPDVDTGDEPEVDVESNRFPDEEAEPEEEADPGQSVVGGGPDADLTTPLPTGISCSSSATSSSGDCPADSSDGGSPHHRRRHLPPPTGRPGFGDQAAEEAGRRSDRSPENGNYDLREPCGALGGSGPGSGPGPGKVYGQERDEHLQTLKSSSALGTAASYLCNPEANEPDKEDNHSTAEDLETRKSYQDQRSVSQPSPVTTDRGEESLTLDVTGTPIGEKDIENLARGELQKLLLEQMELRKKLEREFQSLKDNFQDQMKRELAYREEMVQQLQIVRDTLCNELDQERKARYAIQQKLKEAHDALHHFSCKMLTPRHCTGNCSFKPPLLP, encoded by the exons ATGGAGGCTCTCGCCAGTCAGATGGGGAATGGGCGCGAAGGAAGCTCCTCCCCAAACTCCAAGCAGGAGCTGCAGCCGTACTCCGGCTCTAATACCCTCAAGCCCAACCAGGTCGGCGAGACGTCCCTGTACGGGGTCCCCATCGTCTCCCTGGTCATCGACGGCCAGGAGCGTCTGTGTCTGGCGCAGATCTCGAACACACTGCTGAAGAACTACAGCTATAATGAGATCCACAACCGGCGGGTGGCCCTGGGCATCACGTGCGTGCAGTGCACCCCAGTTCAGCTGGAGATCCTGCGCCGGGCCGGGGCTATGCCCATCTCATCGCGTCGCTGCGGCATGATCACAAAGCGCGAGGCAGAGCGGCTTTGCAAGTCTTTTCTCGGAGAGCATAAGCCGCCCAAGCTGCCAGAAAACTTCGCCTTCGACGTGGTGCACGAGTGCGCCTGGGGTTCCCGAGGCAGCTTCATCCCTGCCCGATACAACAGCTCCCGCGCCAAGTGCATCAAGTGCGGCTACTGCAGCATGTACTTCTCCCCCAACAAGTTCATCTTCCATTCCCACCGTACCCCGGAGGCCAAGTACACCCAGCCCGACGCGGCCAATTTCAACTCGTGGCGGCGCCATCTCAAGCTCAGTGACAAGACGGCCACAGACGAGCTGAGTCACGCGTGGGAGGACGTCAAGGCCATGTTCAACGGCGGGACCCGTAAACGGACATTCTCCCTCCATGGCGGCGGGGGAGGAGGCGGTGGAGGATCCGGGGGCCCCGGAAAAGGAGTGGCCGGTGGTGCAGGGGGAGGCCCGGGCTGTGGAGGAGATCTCCCCCCTGGCCCACCGCCCCACAAGAGCCTCCGCTGCGCTGCTGATGATGACCCCACAGGACCACCTGGCCCACCACCGCCTCCTCACCCACAGCGGGGGCTAGGCCTGGCTGGAGGAGGCGGGGGCGGTCCTGGAGGGGGCAGTGGGGCCGGGGTCCGCAGCTACCCAGTGATCCCTGTGCCCAGTAAGGGCTTTGGCCTTCTACAGAAGCTGCCACCGCCTCTCTTCCCGCACCCTTACGGCTTCCCCACGGCTTTCGGCCTGTGCCCTAAGAAGGATGACCCAGTACTGGGCGGGGGTGATCCCAAGGGCGCTGGCGGGGCAGGTGCGGGTAGCGGAGCAGGAGGGGCAGGAGGCGGCGGAGGACATTTACCCCCAGGGGCCGGGGCTGGGCCAGGCGGAGGTACTATGTTCTGGGGCCACCAGCCAGCTGGGGCAGCCAAGGACGCGGCTGCAGTGGCTGCAGCAGCAGCCGCCGCCACGGTCTATCCGACCTTTCCTATGTTCTGGCCCGCAGCAGGCAGCCTACCTGTTCCACCCTATCCAGCTCAGAGCCAGGCCAAGGCCGTGGCCGCGGCGGTTGCGGCCGCAGCggccgcagcagcagcagcggctgGGAACGGTGGAGCCGGAGGTCCGGGTGGTGCGGGCGGAACAGGAGGCCCCGGCGGAGGCCCGGTTCCCCCTGGAGGGACTGAACCCCTGGAGGTTGTGGGAGAACCGGTCAAGGAAGGCGGCTTAGGAGGTGAAGAGCGGTGCCCCAGCGCGCTGTCTCGCGGACCTGGGGACGAGGACGGAGTAGATGAGCCTTTGCCGCCGTCTTTAGGCCCCCTTCCCCTGGCGCCACCCCAGGCCCCACCGCCCCACCAGGCCCGCAAGGGCAGCTACGTGTCAGCCTTTCGACCCGTGGTGAAAGACGCCGAGAGTATAGCCAAGCTGTACGGCACCACCCGGGAGGCCTATGGGGCCGGGGCTGCGCGCGGCCCGGGGGGGAGCGGCGCCGGAGGCTACTTGAGTCCGGACTTTCTGAGCGAGGGCAGCTCTAGCTACCGCTCAGCCTCGCCTGACGTGGACACGGGTGATGAGCCCGAGGTGGACGTGGAGTCCAACCGCTTCCCG GACGAGGAAGCGGAACCTGAGGAGGAGGCAGATCCAGGCCAGTCAGTCGTGGGAGGCGGCCCTGACGCGGACCTGACAACCCCGCTTCCCACCGGCATCTCCTGCTCGTCCTCTGCCACCTCCTCCTCAGGAGACTGCCCGGCAGATTCGTCCGACGGTGGCAGTCCTCACCACCGCCGACGCCACTTGCCGCCGCCCACTGGCCGGCCAGGTTTCGGAGACCAAGCGGCTGAGGAAGCAGGGAGACGCTCGGATAGGAGTCCTGAGAATGGAAACTACGACCTGCGGGAGCCCTGCGGGGCTTTGGGAGGCTCGGGGCCAGGATCTGGCCCCGGCCCTGGCAAG GTGTATGGGCAGGAAAGAGACGAGCACTTGCAGACCCTGAAGAGCTCCTCGGCGCTGGGAACGGCGGCCTCTTACCTTTGCAACCCAGAGGCAAATG AGCCAGATAAAGAAGACAATCACTCTACAGCAGAGGATTTGGAGACTAGGAAATCCTATCAAGACCAAAGGAGTGTCTCTCAGCCCAGTCCTGTAACCACAGACCGAG GAGAAGAAAGCCTGACCTTGGATGTCACTGGAACTCCGATAGGTGAGAAAGACATCGAGAACCTCGCCAGAG GTGAACTGCAAAAACTACTTCTGGAGCAAATGGAGCTCAGGAAGAAACTGGAACGGGAATTCCAGAGCCTCAAAG ATAATTTTCAGGATCAGATGAAGAGGGAATTGGCCTATCGAGAAGAAATGGTACAACAGCTGCAAATTGTCAGAG ACACTTTGTGTAACGAACTGGACCAGGAAAGAAAGGCTCGCTATGCCATCCAGCAGAAATTAAAAG AAGCCCACGATGCGCTACACCACTTCTCCTGTAAGATGCTGACGCCGCGTCACTGCACGGGCAACTGCTCATTCAAGCCTCCACTCCTGCCCTAG